Proteins encoded in a region of the Cygnus olor isolate bCygOlo1 chromosome 4, bCygOlo1.pri.v2, whole genome shotgun sequence genome:
- the NSG1 gene encoding neuronal vesicle trafficking-associated protein 1 codes for MVKLGNNFSEKSTKQPLLEDGFDTIPLITPLDVNQLQFPPPDKVVVKTKTEYEPDRKKGKFRAPKIAEFTISITEGVSERFKVTVLVLFALAFLTCVVFLVVYKVYKYDHTCPEGFVFKNNQCIPAGLENYYSEQDSSARGKFYTVINHYNLAKQTITRSVSPWMTVLSEEKLSEQETEAAEKSA; via the exons atGGTGAAACTGGGGAATAATTTCAGCGAGAAGAGCACAAAGCAGCCCCTTCTGGAGGATGGATTTGACACCATCCCCCTGATCACACCCCTGGATGTCAATCAGCTCCAGTTCCCACCTCCTGACAAG gttGTGGTCAAAACGAAAACAGAATATGAACCTGATCGCAAGAAGGGAAAATTCCGTGCTCCTAAAATAGCTGAGTTCACAATCAGCATCACTGAAGGGGTTTCAGAAAGATTTAAG GTAACTGTGCTGGTCCTTTTCGCCCTTGCGTTCTTAACATGCGTTGTATTTCTGGTAGTCTACAAGGTTTACAAGTATGATCATACCTGTCCAGAAGGATTTGTTTTCAAG aataatCAATGCATTCCAGCTGGGTTGGAAAACTACTACTCTGAACAAGACTCCAGTGCTCGAGGGAAATTTTACACAGTCATAAACCACTACAATCTGGCCAAACAAACCATCACGCGCTCAGTGTCCCCATGGATGACAGTACTGTCAGAAGAGAAATTATCTGAACAGGAGACTGAAGCCGCTGAGAAATCAGCTTAG